In Cataglyphis hispanica isolate Lineage 1 chromosome 20, ULB_Chis1_1.0, whole genome shotgun sequence, a single genomic region encodes these proteins:
- the LOC126856894 gene encoding lateral signaling target protein 2 homolog has product MMESIRKWFYRPKRDDTSLLAQFFYADESLNAVACELDSFDGRQEPERCTTLVNQLRQCQDKVLTICNQIMDDLIPESRANRDFRVKFPDDVMQENLAGQLWFGAECLAAGSSIMNREAESSAMRPLAKALTKSLEIVRNLLREHALKGHMNLKTQNPLEPSLEKLIESLKIFDRLFADFELCYVGAMVPVKSTKEYEQQELVCVLFSETLQRALERGLLDQADVDNYEPALMFTIPRLAIVSGLLAPPGGPLCLNSSDTISEMFRPFRTLLLKIRELLWTLNNRELYMLEKLLCSNEEPSSSITQSTKSACQDIPDLEEYVHNFYTGYPNCKEFIIDFYTVTKNMGNNMDEIASDAVQSLDEGDPRVDQSPSREREQDKEELREQENGEETRCEDLNISSNGCDNKIMCNSGEKMRQSNGESVGEQVQYGRELSDTLHDNGRFPHDCDSVSNDEHNTSEKCDLMARSDIVRLDVAGSSTSANIVEHSRTEGNFITPDVTHMLEGCSDNIEIPQTQYLLNQVSRESTVDSEAAHIPDNSLPDLDSKRLISEANKTLSNLLLDSSECQNEISEQTDSGICTVISSENTSLYDKSPEEKKTFANEIQREGCGASDEEDTQENTSYSCSNMNSPKRKNPVNCVQTCVCSTRSAKVALDHPIEVSGLHSNGHGESDGKNIPRISSNFDGTNEEFIGVAYGNGQLTLCDSNQSTFQINYSENWENLNLNIDASSSRKEFWGDLKCENCPSTSRSIDEIGKKIEKYAQDKAATKKRDERQRRRHQHRLVDRNAQRTHHGRRDAEKRHLQIMRSATSTESSRSNSTDRGLNPRLTNLGVSLHLGQNTRQMPNFGSHSPHMSPRLHHFESRSTPSSGQRCCNLGTHCANRNASPQSRKLLDHRRSKSEQIARNKRRDVEKKEKHERDKYGRTEPTNNKRKRGNASSGNLMINDGLGPRTDKSGLATETTAIATTLPNGAVRHARDNNSQRSVRAMRQVNASTVSGVRNSDQSLNYKPNVVASSSSCSSCCDSSSETSEFHSDCQDDEEIALAMQAAEIANRNQIRAKFRSSEDLVHRLFVCIAGVADQLQTNFASDLRNILKCVFLMNSSQIIEDTEGSKDENSVSTNQSTIVSSDTAETGSIHERQESLPEYEDAEETALTHDRTSPVTERGEECVERAPAWVPDNDAPRCMACQAGFTVVRRRHHCRNCGKVFCGRCSSNNVPLPRYGHTKPVRVCNRCFLYQVTPFTTVSQVTSTS; this is encoded by the exons ATGATGGAGTCCATCAGAAAATGGTTTTACAGGCCTAAG AGGGACGACACAAGTCTGCTGGCTCAATTCTTTTATGCCGACGAATCCCTGAATGCGGTCGCCTGCGAGTTGGACTCCTTCGACGGTCGACAAGAGCCGGAGAGATGTACGACGCTGGTGAATCAATTGCGGCAATGTCAGGACAAGGTGCTGACTATCTGTAATCAGATTATGGATGATCTGATACCTGAGAGCCGCGCCAATCGGGACTTCAGAGTAAAGTTTCCCGATGACGTGATGCAGGAGAATCTGGCCGGGCAGCTCTGGTTCGGTGCGGAGTGCTTGGCGGCCGGCTCGTCGATTATGAACCGAGAGGCCGAGAGCTCAGCTATGAGGCCATTGGCGAAAGCTCTCACCAAGTCGTTGGAGATTGTCAGGAACTTGCTGAGAGAGCATGCGCTCAAAGGCCACATGAACTTGAAG ACGCAAAATCCCCTCGAGCCATCCTTGGAGAAGCTCATCGAGTCGTTGAAGATCTTTGATCGGCTCTTCGCCGACTTTGAGCTATGTTATGTCGGCGCGATGGTACCGGTGAAGTCAACAAAGGAATACGAGCAGCAGGAACTCGTATGTGTGTTGTTCTCGGAGACTTTGCAGAGAGCGCTTGAACGCGGGTTGTTGGACCAAGCGGATGTAGACAATTATGAGCCGGCTTTGATGTTTACTATTCCGCGATTGGCTATCGTCTCGGGACTCTTGGCGCCACCCGGAGGACCGTTGTGCCTCAATTCGTCCGATACTATAAGCGAAATGTTTAGACCGTTCAGG aCTCTTCTTCTCAAgataagagaattattatgGACGTTAAATAATCGCGAATTATACATGTTggagaaattattatgttcGAACGAAGAGCCATCCAGTTCGATAACGCAGTCAACGAAATCAGCCTGTCAGGATATACCAGACTTGGAGGAATatgttcataatttttatactggTTATCCGAATTGCAAAGAGTTCATTATTGACTTTTACACTGTGACAAAGAATATGGGTAATAATATGGATGAAATAGCGAGTGATGCGGTTCAATCTTTAGACGAAGGCGATCCGAGAGTCGATCAGTCGCCGAGCAGGGAGCGCGAACAGGATAAAGAGGAACTTAGAGAACAGGAGAACGGCGAGGAAACTCGGTGCGAAGACTTAAACATATCCTCGAATGGGTGTGATAATAAGATAATGTGTAATAGCGGCGAAAAGATGCGGCAAAGTAATGGAGAAAGTGTCGGTGAACAAGTGCAATACGGACGCGAGCTCTCTGACACGTTGCATGACAATGGACGGTTTCCTCATGACTGTGATTCGGTTTCTAATGACGAACATAATACTAGTGAGAAATGTGATTTGATGGCGCGAAGTGACATTGTGAGATTGGACGTAGCTGGAAGCAGCACTTCCGCGAATATCGTCGAGCACTCGCGGACTGAGGGAAATTTTATCACTCCCGACGTAACTCATATGCTCGAGGGATGCTCCGACAACATAGAGATACCGCAGACGCAGTATTTGCTTAATCAAGTCTCTCGCGAAAGTACTGTGGACAGCGAGGCCGCGCATATACCTGACAACTCTTTACCCGATTTAGATTCTAAAAGACTTATCTCAGAGGCGAATAAAACTCTCTCGAATCTTTTGCTGGACTCGAGCGAATGCCAGAACGAGATTTCGGAACAAACGGACTCTGGCATATGTACGGTAATATCATCTGAGAACACTAGCTTATATGACAAGAGCCCGGAAGAGAAGAAGACCTTCGCCAATGAGATCCAGAGAGAGGGATGCGGTGCCTCAGACGAAGAAGATACGCAAGAGAATACCAGTTATTCTTGCTCCAATATGAACTCGCCGAAAAGAAAGAATCCCGTGAATTGCGTGCAAACATGCGTTTGCAGTACGAGAAGCGCTAAGGTAGCGTTGGATCATCCGATCGAGGTATCCGGTTTGCACTCGAACGGACACGGAGAATCCGATGGGAAAAACATTCCACGAATATCGTCGAATTTTGACGGCACTAACGAAGAATTCATTGGTGTAGCATACGGTAATGGCCAATTAACCCTGTGTGATTCTAATCAATCCACtttccaaataaattattccgaGAACTGGGAAAATctcaatttaaatatcgatGCGTCGAGCTCCAGGAAAGAGTTTTGGGGAGATCTGAAATGCGAGAACTGCCCGTCCACTTCTCGGAGTATCGATGAGATTGGTAAAAAGATTGAGAAATACGCGCAGGATAAAGCAGCGACGAAGAAACGGGACGAGAGACAACGACGGCGACACCAACACAGATTAGTGGATCGAAATGCACAGAGGACTCATCACGGCAGAAGAGATGCGGAGAAAAGACATCTGCAGATCATGCGATCGGCCACGAGTACCGAGAGCTCCAGATCGAATTCCACGGATCGAGGTTTAAATCCACGCTTGACCAACCTCGGCGTCAGCTTACATCTCGGTCAAAACACCAGGCAGATGCCGAACTTTGGTAGTCACAGTCCGCACATGAGCCCGAGGCTTCATCATTTCGAGTCGCGCAGCACCCCGAGCTCCGGGCAACGCTGTTGCAATCTTGGAACGCATTGCGCGAACAGAAACGCATCACCGCAAAGCAGAAAGTTATTGGATCATAGGAGATCCAAGTCCGAGCAGATCGCGAGGAACAAGAGAAGAGACgttgaaaagaaagagaagcacGAGCGAGACAAGTACGGGCGCACGGAGcctactaacaataagagaaaACGAGGGAATGCCAGTTCCGGTAATCTCATGATAAATGACGGACTAGGCCCAAGAACGGACAAGAGTGGTCTGGCGACGGAGACTACTGCAATCGCGACTACGCTACCGAACGGAGCGGTTCGTCACGCAAGGGACAATAATTCGCAGAGATCCGTGCGAGCGATGAGACAAGTCAACGCGTCGACAGTATCCGGCGTGCGAAATTCCGATCAATCTTTGAACTATAAGCCCAACGTAGTAGCATCGAGTTCTAGTTGTTCGAGCTGTTGTGATTCGAGTTCAGAGACCAGCGAGTTTCATAGCGACTGCCAAGACGACGAGGAGATCGCGTTGGCGATGCAGGCCGCCGAGATCGCAAATAGAAATCAAATCAGAGCCAAGTTTCG ATCCTCGGAAGATCTAGTTCATCGCCTCTTCGTTTGCATAGCAGGCGTGGCAGATCAATTGCAAACAAATTTCGCGTCGGATTTGCGGAACATTTTGAAATGTGTTTTTCTCATGAACAGTAGTCAAATAATAGAAGATACGGAAGGatcaaaagatgaaaattcaGTCTCCACGAATCAATCGACGATCGTATCAAGCGACACGGCCGAGACGGGAAGTATTCACGAACGGCAAGAATCATTGCCCGAATACGAAGACGCGGAAGAAACTGCATTGACACACGATCGGA CTTCTCCCGTCACTGAAAGGGGGGAGGAATGCGTCGAGAGAGCGCCCGCTTGGGTACCGGACAACGATGCGCCAAGATGCATGGCTTGTCAAGCGGGATTCACAGTCGTGCGACGTAGACACCATTGCCGAAATTGCGGTAAAGTGTTTTGCGGTCGTTGCAGCAGCAACAACGTCCCACTGCCTCGTTACGGGCACACGAAACCCGTGAGAGTATGCAACAGGTGTTTCCTGTACCAAGTGACGCCCTTTACTACGGTCTCGCAAGTCACGTCCACCAGTTGA
- the LOC126857176 gene encoding cilia- and flagella-associated protein 58-like: MDMEMNADLEGPVTATKRCCFQDDGSESSQAFSERSSASSTFCNLEKDYARITNEMKANEALAPFEAEYVRLYESLYKAHRNEKELSEQCLSLKNEIGEIKSEIFELRRTVEEQEDEIVGLKEVVVNTTKLADAAHAREQNAQEVIENLRLNIEKLGLEIEQKNKQLAAEKDITISKQKENLLKERDRLVGEIETMKQRIKNMSAYTEDLEKRNSELDQRMSEMQETLGMQLNEISREKRIRERAETETRQLEEEIAVKKNELEIANASIEASTSNIARLENLVKELKSTGEKMQKEISKLMLKKMNLQTDLDNANVEMEKLEKEIADKDKELRNVRQELNRAKESSAKYMHEKNLTSKRLLKIETERTRRENELKQALIDIQNMEHDAQICRKEQLDDKQRIEVLLREKNMLSRSRETAQERIKRLNHELVLCGHAKTKVEHELDTLTQSIDDVRKQMEMVEKERDKYSQAIQGFKQQIEGHVSEAKLKQAEIFDYKKRLAEVETRYRQQQSLFEAVRVERNLYSKNLVEAQEETRDLKSKLKITSQQIEQLREDIATKEASLIKEEFLLGRVEKEKEDLKVDLRASRVEVSGLRREIEEMKREEKRLRQAIRQADMDIGRQKKDIDNILNERDILGTQLVRRNDELSLQYSRIKILNRTLQRGEVHYNQRLDDIRLLKFEVRKLRTEKTLLNKSIANISDLRQEAFHLNRDLARERLKVTALEEEIQTPLNIHRWRKLKGTDLTSFEMVKKVHLLQRRILKMSTNIINKERKLRDTEKLYMNLRDIMTKQSDPQATADLSKVQHALRKREEKLKCLVAELNVYEAQLGDYKGDMERMGNEMCELKKKYYAQKKKLEKIQEAGPKSTDAPILPNVPVSGRKFCGGGFNMTTPASRNCYALDSSASR; this comes from the exons ATGGACATGGAGATGAATGCGGACTTGGAGGgt CCCGTCACGGCAACGAAACGATGCTGCTTTCAGGATGACGGAAGCGAAAGCAGTCAAGCGTTCTCGGAGAGGAGCTCGGCGAGCAGCACGTTTTGTAATCTGGAGAAAGATTACGCGAGG ATAACGAATGAGATGAAGGCTAACGAGGCGCTGGCGCCCTTTGAGGCCGAGTACGTGAGGCTCTACGAGTCTTTATACAAAGCGCACAGAAATGAAAAGGAGCTGTCGGAGCAGTGCCTCTCGCTCAAG AACGAGATCGGCGAAATCAAGTCTGAGATTTTCGAGCTGAGGAGGACGGTGGAAGAGCAAGAGGACGAGATAGTCGGATTAAAAGAGGTAGTCGTTAACACGACAAAGCTGGCCGACGCGGCGCACGCACGCGAGCAAAACGCTCAGGAGGTGATCGAAAATTTGCGACTCAATATCGAGAAATTGGGCCTGGAGATCGAGCAGAAGAACAAGCAACTGGCAGCCGAGAAGGA CATCACCATTAGCAAGCAGAAGGAAAACCTGCTGAAGGAGAGGGATAGACTCGTGGGCGAGATAGAGACTATGAAGCAGCGCATAAAGAATATGTCCGCTTACACGGAGGACCTCGAGAAAAGAAACAGCGAGCTCGATCAACGCATGAGCGAGATGCAGGAGACACTCGGCATGCAGCTGAACGAGATCTCACGTGAGAAGAGGATTCGGGAGAGAGCGGAGACGGAGACGCGGCAGCTTGAAGAAGAGATTGCAGTGAAAAAAAACGAACTCGAG ATCGCGAATGCGTCTATCGAGGCCAGCACGAGCAACATAGCGAGGCTAGAGAATCTGGTGAAGGAGCTAAAGTCGACGGGCGAGAAGATGCAAAAGGAGATTAGCAAGCTCATGTTGAAGAAGATGAATCTGCAAACGGATCTCGATAACGCGAATGTCGAAATGGAAAAGCTGGAGAAGGAAATCGCCGATAAAGACAAGGAATTGAGAAACGTCAGGCAGGAGCTCAACAG AGCGAAAGAGAGCAGCGCCAAGTACATGCACGAAAAGAATTTGACGAGCAAGCGACTGCTAAAGATCGAGACCGAGCGTACCAGGCGGGAGAACGAGCTGAAGCAGGCCTTGATCGACATCCAGAATATGGAGCACGACGCGCAGATCTGTCGCAAGGAGCAGTTGGACGACAAGCAACGCATCGAGGTTCTGCTGCGGGAGAAGAACATGCTCTCCCGTAGCAGGGAAACCGCCCAGGAGCGAATCAAGCGATTGAATCACGAGCTAGTGCTGTGCGGGCACGCCAAGACAAAGGTCGAGCACGAGCTAGATACGCTGACGCAGAGTATCGACGACGTGAGGAAGCAGATGGAGATGGTGGAGAAGGAGCGGGATAAGTACAGTCAGGCGATACAGGGATTCAAGCAGCAG ATAGAGGGTCACGTAAGCGAGGCCAAGCTGAAACAGGCGGAGATCTTCGATTATAAGAAGCGTCTGGCGGAGGTTGAGACAAGGTACCGTCAGCAACAGAGCTTATTCGAGGCCGTTCGTGTGGAGCGGAATCTGTACAGTAAGAATCTTGTCGAAGCGCAGGAGGAGACACGGGATTTGAAAAGCAAGCTGAAGATTACGAGCCAGCAGATCGAGCAATTGAGGGAGGACATTGCGACAAAGGAGGCCAGCCTTATCAAGGAGGAATTCC TGCTGGGGAGGGTcgagaaggagaaggaagatCTCAAGGTCGATCTGCGAGCCTCCCGCGTCGAGGTGTCCGGTTTGCGTCGAGAAATCGAGGAAATGAAGCGCGAGGAAAAGCGCCTCAGGCAAGCCATACGACAGGCGGATATGGACATTGGACGGCAGAAGAAGGACATTGACAACATTTTGAACGAGCGTGATATACTCGGCACGCAATTGGTCCGCAGGAACGACGAGCTCAGCCTGCAGTACAGCAGGATAAAG ATTCTAAATAGAACGTTGCAACGCGGCGAGGTGCACTACAATCAACGATTGGATGATATTAGATTACTCAAGTTCGAAGTGAGGAAGCTCCGAACTGAGAAAACGCTGCTTAACAAAAGCATTGCCAACATCAGTGACTTGCGGCAGGAAGCTTTTCATCTGAATCGTGACCTAGCGAGGGAAAGGCTTAAAGTCACAGCCCTCGAGGAAGAAATTCAGACTCCGTTGAATATACATAGATGGAGGAAACTCAag GGCACAGATCTTACGAGTTTCGAAATGGTCAAGAAGGTGCACCTTCTGCAGAggcgtattttaaaaatgtctactaatataataaataaagagagaaaactaaGAGATACCGAGAAGTTATATATGAATCTCCGCGATATTATGACAAAGCAGTCAGATCCGCAGGCAACAGCGGACCTGAGTAAAGTCCAACATGCCTTAcgtaaaagagaagagaaactCAAA TGTCTTGTCGCCGAGTTAAATGTGTACGAAGCGCAGCTAGGAGACTACAAGGGCGATATGGAGAGAATGGGTAACGAGATGTGCGAGTTAAAAAAGAAGTATTATGCGCAAAAGAAGAAGCTCGAAAAAATTCAAGAGGCGGGCCCGAAATCCACCGACGCACCCATTCTTCCAAACGTTCCGGTTTCTGGTAGGAAATTCTGCGGGGGCGGCTTCAATATGACAACACCCGCATCGAGAAATTGTTACGCTCTGGATTCCTCGGCGAGCAGATAA
- the LOC126856988 gene encoding pro-corazonin: MMGKCMLILFVLSLVSSALCQTFQYSRGWTNGKRSDFPSSPEISTVGYERINNGNLNRLKMLIHGSTDEQPLLIHCDFVDKLRNLLQTDNYVPQLHREKGPNLEY, encoded by the exons ATGATGGGCAAATGCATGTTGATTCTTTTTGTCCTGTCGTTGGTGAGCAGCGCGCTTTGTCAAACCTTCCAGTATAGTCGCGGATGGACCAACGGCAAGCGATCCGATTTTCCGAGTTCACCGGAAATCTCCACTGTAGGATACGAGCGTATCAATAACGGTAATCTCAACAGGCTGAAGATGCTGATACACGGAAGCACCGACGAACAa CCGCTGTTAATCCACTGCGACTTCGTGGACAAATTGAGGAATTTGCTTCAGACAGATAATTATGTTCCTCAACTGCACCGAGAAAAGGGACCGAATCTAGAATACTGA